The region AAATATTAGTTGTTGTTCGTTGCGTTCCCATTTGCAATAATACAGCTGACACAAATTATTTTTTTGTCCTCCATGTAATTTTGAAAAACTTGTAAAATCAGTTGTTTTCATTAAGATATCACAAGCTTTATTCATTAATTCCATATCTAAAAATAATGTAAAATCCCACACAAATTTTGTATTAAAAGGATTTTTAACTGTTTGGATATAATACTTATATGTTCGCTCTATAGCCGAAAAACGTGCATGTGCATAAGATTGTACTTTATATAAGCCTATAACCGCTATATTCGAGGGCAAAAAACGATTTAGTTTAAAAACCGTTTGCTTTAAATCAAGCTGAATATTAACATCGAAATGAGCAAAAAACTGTCGTGCATGTACACCCGCATCGGTTCGCCCACAACCTACCAATTCTATATTTTCCCTCAATTGAAGCGAAAGTTTCAATTCTAATACCGCCTGTACACTTATACCATTGTTTTGCTTTTGCCAACCATGGTAGTTAGAGCCATCAAATGATATTTCTATAAAATATCGCATTTTTTCACAAACCTAATCTATTTATTAGAAATCTGCAAAAAATAATTTAAATAATCAATTTACTTTTAATATATTTTTTTCAAATTTATAGCAAATGATAAATATATCGTTAATCACCCTTATATTTTCGATAAAATTATTAACAATAAAACTTGTAGTATCTTAAAAAATGTATAAACCATAATAAGTTAACGTCTTTTAACAAAAATATAAAGTTTTTTTCAAAACATCGTTTTACTTTTGTTTCAAATTTAAAATACCCTCAATTATGAATGTAGGAATTGATATTAAAGAACTTAATGAGAAAATTCAACGCGAAAGTGAATTTGTTAACCTTATTCAAATGGAAGTCAACAAAGTTATTGTTGGACAAAAACACTTGGTTGACAGTTTACTCATATCATTATTATCTAACGGTCACATTCTTCTTGAAGGTGTACCTGGATTAGCTAAAACACTTGCTATAAATACATTAGCACAAGCCATACAAGCAAAATTTTCACGCATCCAATTTACTCCCGATTTATTACCTGCCGACCTTATCGGAACTCTCATTTACAGTCAAAAAAACGAAAACTTTACCGTTAAAAAAGGACCTATTTTCTCGAATTTTATTTTAGCCGACGAAATAAACCGTTCTCCAGCAAAAGTACAAAGTGCACTACTCGAAGCCATGCAAGAGCGCCAAGTAACTATTGGCGAACAAACCTATAAACTCGACGAACCCTTTATGGTATTGGCAACCCAAAACCCTATCGAACAAGAGGGCACCTACCCGCTTCCCGAAGCACAACTCGACCGTTTCATGCTAAAAGTAATCATTAGCTACCCCACCAAAGACGAAGAACAACGCATTATTCGCATGAACGTTGCCAAAGAATTCCCAAAAGCCAATGCTGTTATTAACCCCGAAAATATTATCAAAGCTCGCGAAGTCGTAAAAGAAGTATATTTAGATGAAAAAATTGAACGATATATTCTCGATATTGTATTTGCTACCCGATTCCCGCAAGATTATAAACTCGAAAAATTCAAAGATATGATCTCTTACGGTGCTTCACCTCGTGCAAGTATCTTTTTAACCATGGCAGCTAAAGCCAATGCCTTTATTAAACGACGTGGATATGTTATACCCGAAGATGTTAGAGCTGTTTGCCACGATGTAATGCGACATCGCATAGGACTTACATATGAAGCCGAAGCCGAAAACATTACCACCGAAGATATTATTAACGAAATATTAAATACCATTGAAGTCCCTTAAACCACATTAAAATGATAACATTTATAATTATATTAACCACTTGCCTTTTAAATGTTCAAATAGCTTTCGAACAAATGTTAGGCAAAACCAAAAAAGAAATTCAAGCTATGATGAATAATCACAGCGAATACAGCATGAACAATTTTGGAATTAGCACTAACGATAATACTTTGCGATATTATAATGCAAAAAAAGACAATACCCTTATTTTTTACTTCGACAAAGCTCAAAAATGTAAACACATTAAATTCATGGACGATATTGATAACTTAACCAGTAAATCACAAGAACTCAATCAAAAATACAATAAAACAGGCAAAAAATGGACTTGTAAAACAAATAATGCAAATGTTATCATCGAAATAGAACAAGAAGAATACAATTATTCGCTTAATTATCATTATTAAAAAATAATGAATGTGGAAGCCAAGGAATTATTAAAAAAGGTTAGACGAATAGAAATAAAAACACGACTATTGTCGAACCAGATATTCGCAGGCGAATACCATAGTGCCTTCAAAGGCAAAGGTATGACCTTTAGTGAAGTTCGCGAATATCAATACGGCGACGATATTCGTAATATTGACTGGAATGTAACAGCTCGCTTCAATCACCCATACGTTAAAGTCTTTGAAGAAGAACGCGAACTAACAGTAATGCTCATACTCGATATGAGTGGCTCAGCAAATTTTGGAACTCAAAAACAACTAAAAAAAGAACTTACTGCCGAATTAGCGGCTGTTTTAGCCTTCTCAGCTAGCTTTAACAACGACAAAATTGGAGCAATTCTTTTCACCGATAAAGTCGAAAAATTTATTCCACCTAAAAAAGGCAGAAAACATATTTTACGCATTATTTCTGAAATATTAACTTTTGAGCCTACATCGCATCAAACAAATATATCAAATGCACTAGAATATTTTACAAATGTTATAAAAAAGAAATCTACCTCCTTTATTATTTCCGACTTTTTCGACCAAACTTTCGAATCAGCCTTAAAAATTGCTTCTAAAAAACATGATATTGTTGCAATAAAGGTTTCTGATTATAGAGAGAAAGAATTTCCTGCTATGGGGCTTATGTATGTTAAAGACCCCGAAACCAACAAGATAAAACTCATCGATACTTCTGATAAAGCTACTCGTATGGCATATTCAGCTTGGTTTGACGAACACCTTAATCAATTAAAACAAACTTTTTCGCGTTATAAAGTCGACTCTTTAGTACTCCATACAGGAAGCGATTATGTAAAACCTTTGATGCAAATGTTTAAAATGCGAACAAAGTAATATGAGAGCGATAATTATATTTTGTGGGCTTATTTTATGGGTTACTTTGACGCAAGCGCAAGTAATTCAGACACAAGCAACCATCAACAAAAACGAATGTCTTATTGGCGATCAACTAAAACTTGAATTAACACTCTCTAAACCTAAAGATAAACCCATAAGTTTTCCCATTTTTACGGATACACTTTCAAAATCAATCGAAATTGTAAATGCCTCTGGTATTGACACCATTTTTAAAGAAAATAACCAAATAAAACTCAAACAAACCCTTACCATAACTTCATTCGATACTGGAGCTATCGTAATTCCTCCCCTCGCTTTTATTGCACCCCACGACACCACAGCCGATACCATTTATACCAACGAACTTTTACTTACTGTTCATGCATTGCCTGTAGATACCAATAAGAAAACTATTTTCGACATTAAGCCACCCTTAACCGAACCCTTTAGCTGGAAAGAAATACTCGACTATATTTTATGGGGACTCTTAATTTTACTTATATTAGCGATTGCTGTATATATTTATTTACGGATACGCAAAAATAAACCCATTATACCAATACCCGAAAAACCCAAAGACCCACCCTATGTTGTGGCATTAAACGATTTAAATAAATTAAAAGAAAAAAAATTATGGCAAAAACAATTATATAAGCAATATTATTCAGAATTAACTGACATTTTACGTATTTATCTCGAACAACAATTTAATATTCCTGCCCTCGAAAGTGTAAGTTCAGAACTTATCAACTATTTAAAACAACATCCTTTCGACGACGAACTAGTACGTACTATGAATGCACTCTTTACTACTGCCGACTTTGTTAAATTTGCTAAAGCCGAACCCCTACCCGACGAAAACGATTGGCATTTAAAAAATGCGTATTTGTTTGTCGAAAAAACAAAACCAACCGATTTAGAAACAAAAGAAGAAATAAAAACCGACGAACAGAAAGGAGGTAGCAATGACTAACATTACCTTTGCTCATCCCTACTGGTTTATTCTAATCATCATTCCTATTTTGATGATATTCTGGTATATATTCAAAAGAAACACCGTAGCCCCATCACTCATATTAAGCACAGCACCTATTTTGTTTAAACAAAAAAATAATTATAAAATTGTTTTGAAACATCTATTATTTGGTTTACAAATTATCGCTTTAATTTTAATCATTATAGCCTTAGCAAGGCCTCAATCATCGAACAATTTACAAGATATCGAAACCGAAGGAATTGACATTGTACTTTCGCTCGACGTTTCGGGTAGTATGTTAGCACGCGACTTTAAACCCGACCGGTTAGAAGCGAGTAAAGATATAGCTGCCGAATTTATAAACAACCGTCCTAACGACCGCATTGGGCTTGTTATTTTTAGTGCCACTAGCTTTACTCAATGTCCCTTAACAACCGACCACGCAGCACTTATAAATTTATTTAAAGGCGTTAAATATGGCTTTCTCGAAGACGGAACCGCTATTGGCGACGGTTTATCGACAGCCATACTCCGCATTAAAGATAGTAATGCTAAAAGCAAAGTTATTATTTTACTTACCGATGGTGTAAATAATTCTGGTTCTATTGATCCCATTACAGCAGCAGAAATTGCAAAAACATATGATATTCGCGTTTATACAATTGGCGTAGGAACTCTTGGGCAAGCCCCCTACCCTGTTCAAACACCTTTTGGAACACAACTTCAAATGATGAAAGTTGAAATTGATGAACCTGTATTAAAACAAATTGCTCAAATTACCGGAGGCAAATATTTTCGTGCCACTAGCAACGATAAACTACGTCAAATCTACAACGAAATAGATAAAATGGAAAAAACTAAAATACTTGTTCACGAATATAAAAAGAAAAAAGAAGAATTTTATCCCTTTACGCTTATTGCATCGATTATTTTTATTTCAATTTCAATTTTTAATGTTTCACTTCTAAAAAAATTACCGTAATATGTTTAGGTTTGGACATCCTTGGTTGATTTGGGTTATGGTAGTTGTAATACCCATTCTTATAATTTTATATCTATGGTATCATTTTCGCCAACAAAAAAAATGGAAATCTTTTGCCGACGAACAAAATCTAAATGCAATTTTACCCGATTTAGCCCTCTCACGAAAACATATTAAGTTTATTGCACTTTTATTGGGCTTAGCATTTCTTCTTTTTGCTGCTGCCGATCCACAAATTGGAAGTAAAATAAGTAAGGTTAAGAAAAAAGGAGTTGAAGTTATAATTGCACTCGATGTTTCGAATTCTATGCTAGCCGAAGACGTTTACCCCAATCGATTAGAGGCAGCTAAAATGGCATTAGAAAAACTCATCGACCGCCTCGACGAAAATAGAATAGGACTTATTGTATTTGCTGGCGATGCATTTGTACAATTACCTATAACCAGCGACTATGTTTCGGCCAAAATGTTTCTTTCGTCTATTAGTCCCGCTTTAGTCCCAGTTCAAGGCACCAACATTGCTGCTGCTATAGAATTGGCTACTAAATCATTCTCATCAAAAGAAAAAGAAAAAAACAAAGTTCTGATCATTATATCTGATGGCGAAGACCACGAACAAGGTGCTATTGACATAGCCTCAGAAGCATCAAAACAAGGCATCATTATTCATACAATTGGCATGGGAAAACCCGAAGGTGCCCCTATTCCCATTATCAATAAATTTGGCAAAAAAGACTATAAAATCGATAAAGATGGCAATGTAATCATTACAAAAACTAACGATGCACTCATGCAACAAATTGCATCGTCTGCCAATGGAGTTTACGTTAGAGCACAAAATTCATCAACCATTTTAAACGAAATTATTAGCCGTATTGAAAAATTATCGTCAAAAGAAAGCGAAGCTGAACATTATTCAGAGTTCGATCATCAATATCAATACCCACTTATTATGGCTTTTTTATTATTTATTTTCGAATTTTTCTTTATAGAACGAAAAACACAAAATTCATTATTACAATGGCTAAAAAAACTTAATCCCAAAACATTAACTATCATTTTATTACTAATTTCATTTAGTTTATCTGCTCAAAACTATAAAAAAGAATTGCGTCAAGGGACGAATTTATATCTAAAAAATAAATACAAAGAATCAGAAGTCGCTTTCAGAAAAGCATATAAACTCAACCCCAACGAATTTAAAACACCTTTTAATTTAGGCGACGCACTTTATAAACAAGAAAAATTCGAAGAAGCTGAAAAACTATATCAAGAAGCACAAAATAAAACAAAAAACTCAACCGACCAAGCCAAAGCTTTTCACAATTTAGGAAACACTTATTTGATGCAAAAAAAATTAGACGAAAGTATTGAAGCATATAAAAATGCACTGCGTAAAAATCCTAACGACACACAAACCAAATATAACCTATCGTATGCACTACACTTAAAAAAACAACAAGAACAACAAAATAAAAATCAAAATAATAAAAACCAGCAACAACAGCAACAAAATCAACAACAACAGCAAAATCAACAACAAAACAAAGACAAGCAAAATCAACAGCAACAACCACAGAATCAAAAAATATCTAAAGAAGATGCAGAGCGTATGCTTCAAGCACTTCAAAACGATGAACAAAATAGGCAAGATAAAAAAAGACAAGAGCAAATTATAATGGGAAAACGTAAAATAGAAAAAGATTGGTAATATGAAACAAATAATAACCTTATTCTTATTTCTTTTAACGAACTTTCTTGCAACTTCGCAAGAAGTTCGTATAACAGCTCAAGCTCCGACAACGGTAGCCACAGGCGCAACATTTCGATATACCGTCAATGTGAATGCCCGACCCTCAAATTTTAAAGGTCCCAATTTTGGAGAATTTAATGTAATTATGGGACCAAGTACCTCATCAAGTTCAAGTATTAGTATAGTTAACGGACAAGTGAGCCAAGACATTTCATATTCCTATTCTTATGTTCTTAGTGCCGATAAAGAAGGCAAATATACCATTTCACCCGCTGAAGCAATAGTGAACGGAAAAACTTATAAATCTAATGCTATAACAATTGAAGTGGTTAAAGGCAACACCAATGTTGCTAATCAAAACAATCGGTCAAATTATAACTATGATAACGACAACTATTCACAACCCGCAAACGTTAGCAACGAAGATGTTTTTATACGTGTTAATGTCAACAAAACAAACGTATATCAAGGAGAACAATTAGTAGCATCGGTATATATATACACAAGACTAAATATTGTTGGCTTTGAAGATATAAAATTTCCTAACATGAATGGTTTTTGGAGCGAAGACCTCGAAAACCCCAATCAAATAAATTTAAAGCAAGAATATATCAATGGTCAATTATATGGAGTTGGCTTATTGAAAAGAGTTATACTAAGCCCAACACGTTCAGGAAAATTGACTATCGACCCTGTACAAGCAACCATTATGGTTCAACAAAAAGTACAAAGTCGTCGTAGAAGCATTTTTGATGATTTTTTTGGAACCTATCAAAATGTATCTAAAAAATTGGTGAGCCCAACCATCACCATCTATGTTAAACCACTTCCCGAAAACAAACCTCAACCTTTTAGTGGAGGTGTTGGATCGTTTAATTTAGAATCGCACGTTGACAATACTTCTGTAAAAATGAACGAAGCATTTACCTATAGTCTAAAACTTTCAGGTACTGGCAATATAAAACTTATCGATATTCCTAAACCTAATTTTCCAAGCGATTTCGAAGTATACGACCCTAAAACAACAAATAATTATAGTATAAAAGATGGTCAATCGTCTGGCTCTAAAACAGTATCTTATATAATTATACCACGACATCATGGTAATTACACTATACCTGCATTCGATTTTCATTATTTCGACCTAAAAACCCGTAGTTATAAAACCATACACATCAACGAAGTTACTATTTCTGTTTCAAAAGACTCATCGTACAACGCAACTGCTGTTGTAAGCGAATTTGCTAAGAAAGATGTTAGCGTATTAGGAAGCGATATACGTTACATTAAAAACAAAGTAGAACCACTAAAACCTATTCATCAATATATTTGGGCTTCAACACTATTTAAAATGGTGTACCCTTTTAGCTTTTTATTACTTATTGTACTATTGTTTTTACGCCGTGAACAGATAAAACAAAGAGCCAATATTATGGCTATGCGCAACAAAAAAGCCAATCGTGTTGCAACCAAACGACTCAAACAAGCTCAAAAATGTATTAAAACGAACAACCAAAATCAATTTTACGAAGAAATTACCAAGGCTTTATGGGGTTATCTTAGCGATAAACTTATGATTCCTATAGCTGAATTTACACGCGAAAGTGCTATCGAAAAACTTAAAGAAAAAAATATCGAAAACGAAATCATTGATGAGCTTAATCAAATATTAGATAACTGCGAATATGCACGTTATGCACCCTCGGCCATTAACCAAAGTATTACAGAAATCTATAATAAAGCAGCTAAAACAATCAAAACATTGGAATCGTTAATTTAAATTTCTGGGCTATGAAAAAAATTGGGTTATTCATCCTGTTATTCAACATTATATACATTAGTTTTGCTAACAATCATTCGTTTAAACCAATGCTAGATAGTGCTTTTAAAGCATACCAAAAAGGAAATTATGAACAATGCATTCAATACTATCAAAAAATAGAGCAACAAGGTTACACCTCTGCTTATATGTATTACAATATGGGAAATGCTTTTTTTCGCTCAAACCAAATAGCTAAAGCCATTTTATACTATGAACGTGCATTACGACTTCATCCATCTGACCTTGATATTCAACATAATCTCCAATTTGCCAACACTTTTGTAACCGATAAAATTACTGAACTACCAAAACCTTTTTATACAAACTGGTTCAACTCATTAATCAACCTTTTTTCAGCTAATTTATGGGCATGGATTTCGTTAATCTCCTTTTTGCTGCTATTAGCATTCATTTATGTTAATTTTCTTACTTCAATAGATTGGTTATTAAAAGCAGTTAAAATTTCTATTGTTTTATTAATTATCATTTTTAGTATATCAACGATATCGGCTTATGCCACATACCATAAACAAGTATCGCAAAACGAAGCCATTGTAATGGCTGATGCCTTAGAAGTTAAAAGCTCTCCCGATGAAAAAGGAACCACTTTATTTGTTATTCACGAAGGAACCAAAATAACCATCACCGATGAGTTCGAAAATTGGGTAGAAATTCGCTTAGCCGATGGTAATACAGGTTGGATTAAACAAAGCGATATTGAAATAATTTAAATATTTATAACCACTTACGTTTTTTAAATAATGCAAGGGTAATACCCACTGAAATTAACATAAGTAAAATAGCAAAGGGATAGCCATACCTCCACTTTATTTCAGGCATATGATGAAAATTCATGCCATACATACTTGCGATGAGTGTGGGTGGCATAAATATAACAGTAGCTACCGTAAAAATTTTAATAATTTTATTCTGTTCAACATTAATAAGACCTAAAACCGTATTTTGTAAATAATCGAGTCGTTGAAAACTAAATGCAGTATAATCTAACAACGAACCAATATCTTTGAGCATAATACGCACTTTATTATGCATCTCAACGGGAAACGAGTCACTTTTTAAAATAGAAGATAAAACACGCTGTTTATCGACAATATTTTCTCGAATCAACATAGTATCTTCTTGGTATTTCGATATCTGTACAAGCAATTCTTCAGAAAGCTTGTTTTGCATTAAGGTAGACGATATCGAAGCTATTTCTTTTACAATCGACTCAATTAAATCGGCATCAAGATCGATGCGTATTTCGAGAATAGTAAGAAATGTATGAAAAGCATCGGATATACGTGTGTTAAATTCCATTCGCTTATACATTTCGGCAAAGGTTCGAAGCTCAGCGTTACGGTACGAAACCAATATATTATTTTTAATGATAAACGAAACCGGTTCTCGACGAAACTCACTATCGTATGGAATTAAAAAGTGAGAGTTATTAACAATAAGTTCATTGGTTTCAAAATAACGCGACGACACCTCAATTTCTTCAATCTCTTGACGTGTTTGAAGTGTTATATTGCAAAGTTCCTCAGTTTTTATTCGTTCATCGTATGAAGGTTGAATAAGGTCAATCCAAATAATGTTTTCTTTAGGAATTTGCATCAAACCATCGGTGCTCTGGTGCAATAAGATTCGGTCGTTTTCTTTGTAAAAAATATTTACCATTGGTAGTAATTTTAATTGCACCTTTGATTTGTGAGCGGGAAACGGGATTCGAACCCGCGACCCTTAGCTTGGGAAGCTAATGCTCTGCCAACTGAGCTATTCCCGCTTTTAAGAGCCTCTCACGGGACTTGAACCCGCGACCTGCGGTTTACGAAACCGCTGCTCTACCGACTGAGCTAAAGAGGCATTTCGGACTGCAAATTTAAGAAATTATTTTGTACGTCATTTATCTTTTTTGTAAAATTTATAATCATAGCTTAATGTAATTTTTGGCCAATTAAATGCAAAAATTCTGAACGTGTAGGTTCTTTTAAAAAAACACCAGAAAAATCGCTCGTAGTAGTTACACTGTTTTGCTTTTGAATACCACGCATCATCATACATAAGTGCTGTGCTTCAATAACAACCCCCACACCCAACGGATTTAAAGTTTGTTGAATACATTCCTTAATTTGAGTAGTGAGTCTTTCTTGAACTTGCAAACGACGAGCAAAGGCATCGACTACTCGAGCTATTTTACTTAACCCGGTTATATAGCCATTTGGAATATAAGCTACATGAGCCTTACCAAAAAATGGTATCATATGATGTTCGCACATAGAATATATTTCTATGTTTTTAACAATGACCATTTGACGATAATCTTCTTTAAACTTAGCCGAATTTAAAATTTCTTCCGGTTTTAAATGATAACCATGCGTTAAAAACTGAATAGCTTTTGCCACTCGCTCAGGAGTTTTTTCTAAACCCTCGCGGTTTGGATTTTCGCCCACTAAACCTAATATCCAACGATAATGCTCAGACAAAGCATAAGTTACCGATTCATTATACAATTCAATTTTAGCAAAACCTTCTTGTTCTGTTGGATCAAAATCATCTATTTTCATGTGTAAATATTTTTTATTTTAAAATTATCTCGTCTATATGACGGTTGGCTATTTCATATTTTTTTTAAGAAACAAAGTAAAGCAATTATTTATAAAATTAAAAGAAGATTTTTAAGTAATGACTAAATCTAAAAATAACGATATATAAAACAAAATTTCTTTAAAAAAGTATTATTCCAATTTTTTAATTTTCAAATGATCAAATATAAAATGGCACCTCCATCCTACTTAGTTATTAACATAAACAAAATTTTGTTGAAAAACTAAGCATTTTTTTAGCTATAAAATGCCAAATTCAACTTATTTTTGCAAGTTTAAAACTAATCACTAGCAAACAATGTCAAAAGTAATAGCATTAGCAAATCAGAAAGGCGGAGTAGGAAAAACAACCACAGCCATAAACTTAGCTGCAAGTTTAGCTATTTTAGAATACAAAGTGTTAATAGTAGATGCCGACCCGCAAGCCAATGCCACATCGGGTTTAGGATTCGATTTAAAAAATATTAAAACAAGCATCTATGAATGCCTAATTGAAGAAGTTCATCCCAAAAATATTGTACTCGAAACCGAAATACCGGGCTTGCATCTTATTCCATCACACATCGACTTAGTAGGTGCCGAAATAGAAATGCTCAACCAACCCAATCGCGAGAAAATGATGAAAGCTACCATCGATAAAATTAAAGACGACTACGATATTGTTCTTATCGATTGTAGCCCATCGCTAGGTTTAATTACTGTAAATGCTCTTACTGCTGCTAACTCGGTTATTATTCCTGTACAATGCGAATATTTTGCTTTAGAAGGTATTGGCAAACTGTTGAACACCATTAAAATAATCCAAAGTCGCCTTAATCCTTCATTACAAATCGAAGGCTTTTTACTCACGATGTATGATTCACGTCTAAATTTATCGAACCAGGTTGTACAAGAAGTAAAAAAACATTTTCAAAACATGGTATTTACCAGCATAATACCTCGAAATGTAAAACTTGGCGAAGCTCCCAGCTTTGGTAAACCTGTTATTCTATACGATGCCAATAGTAGCGGAGCCGTTAGCTATTTAAACTTAGCTCGCGAAGTATTACAAAAAAATAATTTAACCCGAGTAGCCAACGAAGATAAAATAATTGATAACGTATGAATGCCAAAAAAAATGCTTTAGGTCGTGGCTTAGGAGCTCTTATCTCCGATGCCGAAACTAAACCTGCAGCCGTATCAGAAATACCTATTGAGTACATAGAACCCAATCCTTTTCAGCCAAGAACTGAATTCAACGAAGATGCATTACAAGAACTTTGCGAATCGATAAAACAACTTGGTGTAATACAGCCCATTACTGTTCGCAAAATAAACGAAAACAAGTATCAGCTTATATCGGGCGAACGCCGATACAGAGCTTCTAAAATGGCAGGCTTAGACACCATTCCTGCTTATGTTCGCGAAGCCAACGACCAAGAAATGCTCGAAATGGCCTTGGTTGAAAATATACACCGCCAAGATCTCGACCCTATCGAAATAGCCATTAGCTATCAACGACTCATTGACGAATGCCAGCTCACACAAGAGCAACTAAGCGAACGCGTTGGCAAAAATCGCTCTACAGTAGCAAATTTTTTGCGATTGCTCAAA is a window of Bacteroidales bacterium DNA encoding:
- the truA gene encoding tRNA pseudouridine(38-40) synthase TruA — its product is MRYFIEISFDGSNYHGWQKQNNGISVQAVLELKLSLQLRENIELVGCGRTDAGVHARQFFAHFDVNIQLDLKQTVFKLNRFLPSNIAVIGLYKVQSYAHARFSAIERTYKYYIQTVKNPFNTKFVWDFTLFLDMELMNKACDILMKTTDFTSFSKLHGGQKNNLCQLYYCKWERNEQQLIFTIAANRFTRNMVRAIVGTMVEIGKGKLGLSEFENIIASKNRCLAGESVFAGGLFLDSVLYPSEIFIDSFRLY
- a CDS encoding MoxR family ATPase: MNVGIDIKELNEKIQRESEFVNLIQMEVNKVIVGQKHLVDSLLISLLSNGHILLEGVPGLAKTLAINTLAQAIQAKFSRIQFTPDLLPADLIGTLIYSQKNENFTVKKGPIFSNFILADEINRSPAKVQSALLEAMQERQVTIGEQTYKLDEPFMVLATQNPIEQEGTYPLPEAQLDRFMLKVIISYPTKDEEQRIIRMNVAKEFPKANAVINPENIIKAREVVKEVYLDEKIERYILDIVFATRFPQDYKLEKFKDMISYGASPRASIFLTMAAKANAFIKRRGYVIPEDVRAVCHDVMRHRIGLTYEAEAENITTEDIINEILNTIEVP
- a CDS encoding DUF58 domain-containing protein codes for the protein MEAKELLKKVRRIEIKTRLLSNQIFAGEYHSAFKGKGMTFSEVREYQYGDDIRNIDWNVTARFNHPYVKVFEEERELTVMLILDMSGSANFGTQKQLKKELTAELAAVLAFSASFNNDKIGAILFTDKVEKFIPPKKGRKHILRIISEILTFEPTSHQTNISNALEYFTNVIKKKSTSFIISDFFDQTFESALKIASKKHDIVAIKVSDYREKEFPAMGLMYVKDPETNKIKLIDTSDKATRMAYSAWFDEHLNQLKQTFSRYKVDSLVLHTGSDYVKPLMQMFKMRTK
- a CDS encoding VWA domain-containing protein, whose translation is MTFAHPYWFILIIIPILMIFWYIFKRNTVAPSLILSTAPILFKQKNNYKIVLKHLLFGLQIIALILIIIALARPQSSNNLQDIETEGIDIVLSLDVSGSMLARDFKPDRLEASKDIAAEFINNRPNDRIGLVIFSATSFTQCPLTTDHAALINLFKGVKYGFLEDGTAIGDGLSTAILRIKDSNAKSKVIILLTDGVNNSGSIDPITAAEIAKTYDIRVYTIGVGTLGQAPYPVQTPFGTQLQMMKVEIDEPVLKQIAQITGGKYFRATSNDKLRQIYNEIDKMEKTKILVHEYKKKKEEFYPFTLIASIIFISISIFNVSLLKKLP
- a CDS encoding VWA domain-containing protein, whose translation is MFRFGHPWLIWVMVVVIPILIILYLWYHFRQQKKWKSFADEQNLNAILPDLALSRKHIKFIALLLGLAFLLFAAADPQIGSKISKVKKKGVEVIIALDVSNSMLAEDVYPNRLEAAKMALEKLIDRLDENRIGLIVFAGDAFVQLPITSDYVSAKMFLSSISPALVPVQGTNIAAAIELATKSFSSKEKEKNKVLIIISDGEDHEQGAIDIASEASKQGIIIHTIGMGKPEGAPIPIINKFGKKDYKIDKDGNVIITKTNDALMQQIASSANGVYVRAQNSSTILNEIISRIEKLSSKESEAEHYSEFDHQYQYPLIMAFLLFIFEFFFIERKTQNSLLQWLKKLNPKTLTIILLLISFSLSAQNYKKELRQGTNLYLKNKYKESEVAFRKAYKLNPNEFKTPFNLGDALYKQEKFEEAEKLYQEAQNKTKNSTDQAKAFHNLGNTYLMQKKLDESIEAYKNALRKNPNDTQTKYNLSYALHLKKQQEQQNKNQNNKNQQQQQQNQQQQQNQQQNKDKQNQQQQPQNQKISKEDAERMLQALQNDEQNRQDKKRQEQIIMGKRKIEKDW
- a CDS encoding protein BatD, yielding MKQIITLFLFLLTNFLATSQEVRITAQAPTTVATGATFRYTVNVNARPSNFKGPNFGEFNVIMGPSTSSSSSISIVNGQVSQDISYSYSYVLSADKEGKYTISPAEAIVNGKTYKSNAITIEVVKGNTNVANQNNRSNYNYDNDNYSQPANVSNEDVFIRVNVNKTNVYQGEQLVASVYIYTRLNIVGFEDIKFPNMNGFWSEDLENPNQINLKQEYINGQLYGVGLLKRVILSPTRSGKLTIDPVQATIMVQQKVQSRRRSIFDDFFGTYQNVSKKLVSPTITIYVKPLPENKPQPFSGGVGSFNLESHVDNTSVKMNEAFTYSLKLSGTGNIKLIDIPKPNFPSDFEVYDPKTTNNYSIKDGQSSGSKTVSYIIIPRHHGNYTIPAFDFHYFDLKTRSYKTIHINEVTISVSKDSSYNATAVVSEFAKKDVSVLGSDIRYIKNKVEPLKPIHQYIWASTLFKMVYPFSFLLLIVLLFLRREQIKQRANIMAMRNKKANRVATKRLKQAQKCIKTNNQNQFYEEITKALWGYLSDKLMIPIAEFTRESAIEKLKEKNIENEIIDELNQILDNCEYARYAPSAINQSITEIYNKAAKTIKTLESLI
- a CDS encoding tetratricopeptide repeat protein; the protein is MKKIGLFILLFNIIYISFANNHSFKPMLDSAFKAYQKGNYEQCIQYYQKIEQQGYTSAYMYYNMGNAFFRSNQIAKAILYYERALRLHPSDLDIQHNLQFANTFVTDKITELPKPFYTNWFNSLINLFSANLWAWISLISFLLLLAFIYVNFLTSIDWLLKAVKISIVLLIIIFSISTISAYATYHKQVSQNEAIVMADALEVKSSPDEKGTTLFVIHEGTKITITDEFENWVEIRLADGNTGWIKQSDIEII